A genome region from Purpureocillium takamizusanense chromosome 8, complete sequence includes the following:
- a CDS encoding uncharacterized protein (COG:Q~TransMembrane:1 (o234-252i)~EggNog:ENOG503Q5JB): protein MVSFKDIQASNALINDATAPRVAVFVGGTSGIGKLTIKSLVATGASTRIYLIGRRSAEERARLFIQELQTVNPKAKVIWTEGEVSLLAEAKRICNMIKSQESHVDLLFLTTGYAPFGPRKETVEGLEVAQSLEYYCRVLFVQLLLPLLGRAEAPRVVSVLGGGLERASVVDVEDLGLKKPGNFGAVKAQMQYTAMNTMAMETLAGANPDVTFLHSWPGWVNTGNVRRGSEPNSILAWLIWLVLEPLIALFSISDDESGQRHLFQCTSAAFGGRGVAWKGGAGVNTREKPENGLFLVNYKCDSSTNAKALRQLREKAQTRIWEHTQEVLRPYV, encoded by the coding sequence ATGGTGTCTTTCAAAGACATACAAGCTTCCAATGCGCTCATCAACGATGCGACGGCCCCACGCgtggccgtcttcgtcggcggAACGTCAGGCATCGGGAAACTCACCATCAAgtccctcgtcgccacgggcGCGAGCACGAGGATCTACCTCATCGGGCGCAGAAGCGCTGAAGAGCGCGCGCGTCTGTTCATCCAGGAACTGCAGACCGTCAACCCCAAGGCAAAGGTCATTTGgaccgagggcgaggtgTCGCTCCTCGCGGAAGCCAAGCGCATCTGCAACATGATCAAGAGCCAAGAATCACACGTCGACTTGCTCTTCCTCACCACCGGGTACGCGCCGTTCGGCCCCCGCAAGGAAACGGTAGAGGGCCTGGAGGTCGCCCAGAGCCTCGAGTACTACTGCCGGGTGCTGTTCGTTCAGCTtctgctgcccctcctcgGACGAGCGGAAGCCCCGCGGGTCGTCAgcgtcctgggcggcggcctggaacgggcgagcgtcgtcgacgtggaggACCTGGGCCTGAAGAAGCCCGGGAACTTtggcgccgtcaaggcccaGATGCAGTACACGGCGATGAACacgatggcgatggagacGCTGGCCGGCGCGAACCCCGACGTGACGTTTCTTCACTCCTGGCCCGGGTGGGTCAACACGGGCAACGTGCGGAGGGGCTCAGAGCCGAATTCGATTCTCGCTTGGCTCATCTGGCTCGTCCTCGAACCTCTGATTGCGCTGTTCAGTatcagcgacgacgagtctgGGCAGAGGCATCTGTTTCAGTGTACGAGCGCGGCCTttggcggccgtggggtGGCGTGGAAGGGCGGAGCGGGCGTCAACACGCGGGAGAAGCCAGAGAATGGGCTGTTCCTCGTCAACTACAAGTGCGACAGTAGTACGAATGCAAAAGCGTTGCGACAGCTGCGGGAGAAGGCGCAGACGAGAATCTGGGAACACACGCAGGAGGTTCTCCGGCCGTACGTCTAG
- a CDS encoding uncharacterized protein (COG:S~EggNog:ENOG503NVPT) has protein sequence MGAVVSLVGDGLLAASDVAKAVTALVSKYNALLARASADPGLPVPHPTSPYWLVDPPYPTLADMQSGTLPRDADLVIIGSGITAAAAAKSFLEVSASASASSSSSSSSSPPRVVVLEARQLCSGATGRNGGHIKCSPSAEFARMRCRLGAERARDVVRFQMRHLPTLLEVGRDHPLAEVREMETVDLFLQQEDFDEAVKEVEALKEWMPEVDVQVLDREQAKTHIGVNDMVVGALSYRAGALWPSRLVTGVWNDLLANHASLSIETHTPAETVSRTGSDPSYPYQVQTPRGVIHARHVLHATNGFASRLVPSLRGRLTGVLGHMTAQRPGASFPRCDGKRSWSVISSPGFDYVTQRPPDPTTGEPGDVMAGGGFFNSREQGLDQVGVWDDSRVDALPVMHIRGSMATVFEPQWGAGGSTDKVWTGIMGFTGDMMPLVGRLPDSSGKDKGKDAGEWIAAGFNGEGMVWAWLCGTAAGVMMLGMEEEVLQPGSGRPGGKLDAWFPRDVVRVDAARMKRAGLKNLARAAGL, from the exons AtgggcgccgtcgtgtccctcgtcggcgacggcctcctcgccgcctcagacgtggccaaggccgtcaCCGCCCTCGTCTCCAAGTACaacgcgctcctcgcccgcgcatCCGCAGACCCGGGCCTGCCGGTGCCGCACCCGACGTCCCCGTACTGGCTCGTCGATCCGCCGTACCCGACCCTGGCCGACATGCAGAGCGGGACGCTGCCGCGGGACGCCGACCTGGTCATCATCGGGagcggcatcaccgccgcggccgcagccaAGTCCTTCCTTGAGGTTTCTGCGTCAGCGTccgcgtcttcttcgtcctcttcatcttcttcgccgccgcgtgtCGTCGTTCTCGAGGCCCGCCAGCtgtgcagcggcgccacgggccgcAACGGCGGGCACATCAAGTGCTCCCCCAGCGCCGAATTTGCGCGCATGCGCTGTaggctcggcgccgagcgggCGAGAGACGTTGTGCGCTTCCAGATGAGGCACCTGCCGACTCTCCTCGAGGTCGGACGGGATCATCCACTGGCTGAAGTGAGGGAGATGGAGACTGTGGATCTGTTTCTCCAGCAAGAGGActttgacgaggccgtcaaggaggtcgaggcgctcaaggagTGGATGCCAGAGGTCGACGTGCAGGTGCTCGACCGTgagcaggccaagacgcAT ATTGGCGTCAACGACATGGTCGTGGGCGCCTTGTCGTATAGAGCCGGCGCCCTCTGGCCGTCCCGTCTTGTCACCGGCGTCTGGAACGACCTGCTCGCCAACCATGCCAGCCTGTCCATCGAGACGCACACGCCTGCCGAGACCGTGTCCAGGACAGGCTCGGATCCGTCGTATCCTTACCAGGTACAAACCCCCCGTGGCGTCATACATGCCCGCCACGTCCTACACGCGACAAACGGCTTCGCGTCGCGCCTTGTTCCGTCGTTGCGTGGCCGTCTCACCGGCGTGCTGGGACACATGACGGCGCAACGACCCGGCGCTTCCTTCCCCCGCTGCGACGGGAAACGCTCCTGGTCCGTCATCTCCAGCCCGGGATTCGACTACGTCACGCAGCGACCCCCAGACCCCACGACGGGAGAGCCGGGGGACGTCATGGCCGGGGGTGGGTTTTTCAACAGTCGTGAGCAGGGGCTCGACCAGGTTGGCGTCTGGGACGACagccgcgtcgacgcgctcccCGTCATGCACATTCGCGGCAGCATGGCGACGGTATTCGAACCGCAATGGGGCGCCGGTGGGAGCACGGACAAGGTCTGGACGGGCATCATGGGCTTCACGGGCGACATGATGCCGCTTGTGGGCCGCCTCCCCGATAGCAGTGGGAAGGATAAGGGGAAGGATGCTGGGGAGTGGATCGCGGCCGGCTtcaacggcgagggcatggTCTGGGCGTGGCTAtgcggcaccgccgcgggTGTCATGATGCTGggcatggaggaggaggtaTTGCAGCCAGGCTCGGGGCGACCTGGGGGCAAGCTGGACGCTTGGTTCCCGCGGGATGTGGTCCGCGTGGATgcggcgaggatgaagagaGCGGGCCTGAAGAAcctggcgagggcggcgggcctgtGA
- a CDS encoding uncharacterized protein (SECRETED:SignalP(1-17~SECRETED:cutsite=CLA-AP~SECRETED:prob=0.7731)) — MRRLLLIITLWAASCLAAPAGQTPKAISPDSQHLASRGTNPKSHVGTLDARHASSPDSAPKVDPADLPRAASSRRVPRWTPEDWPPKPSWAWRRGSTALPRRQVPPSRCFAMWPRTTENEEDEATPDCRNTLSGRDVNLEPGLPNEQFDDTSPVRRLDSRGTNPKAAAPNSHLVLPRDTNPKRSPATSLAASATGSDRKSKSHTTLPLVDESSSPEFTSPQGSDLELASPESDVLFSRGTTHGARPEPPEQPMDSDAAASLLRARDTNPEASSSPNSHLLSSRDTDPETASASSPAMSARGTEPKPKPKFPGAVYFKGGIAGIKRSQRVKNEKDGPTSLVWHGRYSA, encoded by the coding sequence ATGCGGCGCCTATTGCTCATCATAACCCTCTGGGCGGCCTCTTGTctggcagcaccagcaggccAGACCCCGAAAGCCATATCGCCCGATTCGCAACACCTGGCATCCAGGGGCACCAACCCCAAATCTCACGTCGGGACCCTCGATGCACGGCACGCATCGTCTCCTGACAGCGCCCCCAAGGTCGACCCGGCGGATCtcccgagggcggcatcgtcCCGGCGAGTTCCACGTTGGACACCCGAGGACTGGCCCCCGAAACCGTCCTGGGCTTGGAGACGGGGTAGCACCGCCCTTCCCAGACGACAAGTTCCTCCGTCCAGATGTTTTGCTATGTGGCCTCGGACTACCGagaacgaggaggacgaggccacgCCTGATTGTCGCAACACGTTGTCGGGTCGAGACGTAAACTTGGAGCCCGGGTTGCCGAACGAACAATTCGACGACACTTCTCCAGTACGACGTCTCGACTCGCGCGGCACCAACCCCAAGGCGGCCGCACCCAACTCCCACCTCGTGTTGCCTCGCGACACCAATCCCAAGAGGTCGCCGGCCACCTCCCTCGCCGCATCGGCCACGGGAAGCGATCGCAAGTCCAAGTCACACACCACGCTacccctcgtcgacgagtcgTCGTCCCCAGAGTTCACATCACCGCAGGGGTCCGATCTCGAACTCGCGTCGCCCGAGTCCGATGTCCTCTTCTCACGAGGCACCACCCATGGCGCCCGACCCGAACCGCCCGAACAACCGATGgacagcgacgccgcggcaTCTCTCCTCCGCGCACGAGACACCAACCCCGAGGCGTCTTCATCACCCAACTCCCATCTCCTGTCGTCTCGCGATACCGACCCCGAAACGGCATCGGCCAGCTCCCCAGCCATGTCGGCCCGGGGCACcgagcccaagcccaagcccaagttCCCCGGGGCGGTGTATTTCAAAGGCGGCATTGCAGGAATCAAGAGATCGCAGCGGGTCAAGAACGAAAAGGATGGTCCCACGTCCCTGGTCTGGCATGGGCGTTACTCAGCCTGA
- a CDS encoding uncharacterized protein (EggNog:ENOG503P0G5~COG:Q), which yields MSDDRSSHLTRGNLFHLSGKVALVTGGGSGIGLMIAQTLAWNGAKVYIVGRTTSKLDRVVETHNAPSMPGRIVALAGDVSSQEGVRALHESFLAHERRQQHDGGNKGKKKEDGGEEEEEEEQEVALDVLVNNAGVASAKVETDANESADDVRRSLFEASHSTFDDWNATYNTNVTSGFFVTAAFAPQLQRAGERRVGWSAAVVNVSSVSGLIKHSQRHFAYNASKAAAVHLTRMLAAEIVGGGGEKKGVGVREERKKKTKGYGDQGGNNGAAAAEEEERTTGASRLKIRVNGIAPGVFPSEMTAGESGGDQKSELGDVHFARSHGEDVPAGRPGDERDMAQAVLFVVGCTYLNGQTVVVDGGYTLGAGM from the exons ATGTCGGACGACAGAAGCAGCCATCTCACCCGGGGCAACCTGTTTCACCTGTCGGGCAAGGTTGCGCTCGTGACGG GGGGCGGGTCGGGCATCGGCCTCATGATCGCGCAGACACTGGCCTGGAATGGTGCCAAGGTGTACATTGTCGGGCGGACGACGTCCAAGCTGGACCGCGTCGTGGAGACGCACAacgcgccgtcgatgccgggCCGGAtcgtggcgctggcgggcgacgtgtcAAGCCAGGAAGGGGTGCGGGCACTGCACGAGTCGTTTCTGGcgcacgagcggcggcaacaacacgACGGAGGAAacaaggggaagaagaaggaggatgggggggaggaagaagaagaagaggaacaagaggtggcgctcgacgtgctcgtcaacaacgcgggcgtggcgagCGCAAAGGTCGAGACCGACGCCAACgagagcgccgacgacgtgcggCGCAGCCTGTTCGAGGCCTCGCACAGCACCTTTGACGACTGGAACGCCACGTACAACACAAACGTGACAAGCGGCTTCTtcgtgacggcggcgtttgcgccgcagctgcagcgcgcgggcgagcggcgcgtgggatggtccgccgccgtggtcaacgtgtcgagcgtctcggGCCTCATCAAGCACTCGCAGCGCCACTTTGCCTACAACGCgagcaaggcggcggcggtgcacCTGACGCgcatgctggcggcggagattgtgggcggtggaggggagaagaagggcgtgggcgtgcgcgaggaaaggaagaagaagacgaagggGTATGGTGATCAGGGGGGGAAcaacggggcggcggcggcggaggaggaggagcgcacGACGGGCGCCAGCAGGCTCAAGATTCGCGTCAACGGCATCGCGCCGGGCGTCTTCCCCAGCGAGATGACGGCCggggagagcggcggcgaccagaagagcgagctgggcgacgtGCACTTTGCGCGGAgccacggcgaggacgtgccCGCGgggcggcccggcgacgagcgcgacatGGCGCAGGCGGTGCTCTTCGTCGTGGGGTGCACGTACCTGAACGGGCAGACGGTGGTGGTAGACGGTGGGTACACGCTGGGGGCGGGCATGTGA